In the genome of Candidatus Paceibacterota bacterium, one region contains:
- the lepA gene encoding translation elongation factor 4, translating to MPSLRMTKSHIRNFSIIAHIDHGKSTLSDRMLEITRTVSAREMQAQVLDSMDLERERGITIKMTPVRMHYKKGGEDYILNLIDTPGHIDFSYEVSRAQKAVEGCILLVDATQGVQAQTLSVLAMAREQGLTIIPVLSKIDSPLADVAEVTDEVVQLLDCDPSSIMTVSGKTGAGVQELLDAIVDRVPPPTEEFHGKPGARALIFDFAYSNHRGVILFVRVLDGKITKGAELSFIAAKEKFFGIEVGHFLPAQTPADEIHAGEIGYIVTGIKRPGVAGVGDTVTLTKQALPALAGYAKPRPVVWASVFPESQDDLDVLRQALQRLQLSDSALTYEEEASGTLGRGFRCGCLGMLHLEIVTERLRREHQLALVVTTPSITYEVKMRKKEEPLIVYSAALFPDDADIEKVREPWIDGSIITPPDYVGPVSQLLFEHEAETGDSDIFGDNRFQIKFVMPLRELMRGFFDRLKSVSSGYASLSYDIAGMRDADVVRMDLLVGGDPVPAFARVVSRRRMQDDADAAVEKLFKVLPRQQIKIKIQARAMGRIVSSKELSAFRKDVTGYLYGGDITRKMKLLEKQKKGKKKMQESANVHIPPDVFVKMIRSDMD from the coding sequence ATGCCCTCATTACGTATGACCAAGTCGCATATCCGCAATTTCAGTATTATCGCCCACATCGACCACGGTAAGTCGACGCTTTCTGATCGCATGCTTGAAATCACGCGTACCGTGAGTGCTCGTGAGATGCAGGCACAGGTGCTCGATTCGATGGATCTGGAGCGTGAGCGCGGCATCACCATCAAGATGACACCGGTGCGCATGCACTATAAGAAGGGAGGTGAGGACTATATCTTGAACCTCATCGACACACCGGGGCATATCGATTTCTCCTATGAAGTCTCTCGCGCACAAAAAGCTGTCGAGGGCTGTATTTTGCTTGTCGACGCGACACAGGGTGTGCAGGCACAGACACTCTCGGTGCTTGCGATGGCGCGTGAGCAAGGACTCACGATCATTCCTGTGCTCTCAAAGATAGATTCCCCACTCGCTGATGTAGCTGAGGTGACTGACGAAGTCGTGCAGCTTCTTGATTGTGATCCTTCATCGATCATGACTGTCTCGGGGAAGACGGGTGCTGGCGTACAGGAGCTCCTCGATGCCATTGTCGATCGTGTCCCACCTCCAACTGAGGAATTCCACGGAAAGCCTGGTGCGCGTGCACTTATCTTCGACTTCGCATACTCAAACCACCGCGGTGTCATTCTCTTTGTGCGTGTACTTGATGGAAAGATTACAAAGGGTGCTGAGCTTTCATTCATTGCAGCGAAGGAGAAGTTCTTCGGTATCGAAGTTGGGCATTTCCTTCCCGCACAAACACCCGCAGATGAAATTCATGCAGGAGAGATTGGCTATATCGTGACCGGCATCAAGCGACCAGGTGTCGCGGGTGTTGGTGATACAGTGACGCTGACGAAGCAAGCACTTCCTGCGCTTGCGGGTTACGCAAAGCCTCGACCGGTTGTTTGGGCCTCGGTATTTCCTGAAAGCCAGGATGACCTCGATGTCCTCCGTCAGGCATTGCAGCGCTTGCAGCTCTCAGATTCTGCGCTTACCTATGAAGAAGAGGCATCGGGTACGCTTGGTCGCGGATTCCGTTGTGGTTGTCTAGGTATGCTTCACCTGGAAATTGTGACTGAGCGTCTGCGCCGTGAGCACCAGCTCGCACTTGTGGTGACGACGCCGTCGATTACCTATGAGGTGAAGATGCGCAAAAAGGAAGAGCCACTGATTGTGTACTCTGCTGCGCTCTTTCCTGATGATGCGGATATCGAGAAGGTACGTGAGCCCTGGATTGATGGTTCGATTATTACACCACCTGACTATGTCGGTCCCGTTTCGCAGCTCCTCTTCGAGCACGAAGCAGAAACAGGGGATTCTGATATTTTTGGAGACAATCGTTTCCAGATAAAGTTTGTGATGCCACTACGTGAGCTTATGCGTGGATTCTTCGATCGTTTGAAGTCGGTGTCCTCGGGTTATGCATCGCTCTCGTATGATATTGCGGGAATGCGTGACGCTGATGTGGTGCGCATGGACTTGCTCGTCGGGGGAGACCCGGTACCCGCCTTTGCACGTGTTGTCTCACGTCGTCGTATGCAGGATGATGCAGATGCTGCAGTGGAAAAGCTCTTCAAGGTGCTTCCTCGCCAGCAGATTAAGATCAAGATTCAGGCACGTGCGATGGGACGCATCGTTTCATCGAAGGAGCTCTCTGCATTCCGTAAGGATGTGACAGGTTATCTCTATGGAGGTGACATCACCCGAAAGATGAAGCTTTTGGAGAAGCAGAAGAAGGGAAAGAAGAAGATGCAGGAATCAGCAAACGTTCATATCCCGCCAGACGTGTTTGTCAAAATGATTCGCTCCGACATGGATTAA
- a CDS encoding response regulator, translated as MEQQIPRVLIVEDETPLRKALARKLSSSGFEVREARDGEEGLNLALHEHPDLILLDIIMPVMDGLTMLKKMRVDDWGKTARVIILTNLSDEGASQQSLENGALDFLVKAAWTMDDVLLRVRAVLEKTTTPAS; from the coding sequence ATGGAACAACAAATACCCCGAGTGCTCATTGTTGAAGATGAAACACCTTTGCGAAAGGCGCTTGCAAGAAAGCTGTCTTCTTCTGGTTTCGAAGTTCGTGAGGCGCGTGATGGTGAGGAGGGTCTCAATTTGGCTCTGCATGAGCATCCCGATCTCATTTTGCTTGATATTATTATGCCAGTAATGGATGGTTTAACGATGCTCAAAAAGATGCGCGTTGATGATTGGGGAAAGACTGCGCGCGTGATTATATTGACGAACTTGAGTGATGAGGGTGCAAGTCAACAATCACTGGAGAATGGTGCACTTGATTTTCTTGTGAAGGCTGCATGGACGATGGATGATGTTTTGCTTCGCGTGCGTGCTGTTCTTGAAAAGACCACCACGCCAGCATCATAA
- a CDS encoding ABC transporter substrate-binding protein — translation MDNLRIKILTAFVVTLTLSSAYGCFVLSPTCFGMRGGIFFSTPSIKSPPINFGFELWPGFLIVPLAEKLGYFQDEGLNVELHTYLSVDDLVDDVRSGKINARAGLTSEIVYEARDHGIHAYIVLITDRSLGADAVLTRKGARPIAISKGSKIAYIGKPDFFVEWALRSFNMSPKDYEFIDAGSEEASVELLQKGLVDHIITYEPYVSMAKDVGATEEYTSAASPGVITDVIAFNAAYVEEYGSAIEAFARAYFRAYDFWKTNPNEAYRIVRNTFHITESEFRQQMRGIEMLDKDANKSSMYIYSGLGSIYGNIRLINLFANQYTSIPSLNPDRLIYPNAIRSLP, via the coding sequence ATGGATAACTTGAGAATCAAAATCCTCACCGCTTTTGTTGTCACACTCACTTTGAGTAGTGCGTATGGTTGCTTTGTACTCTCTCCAACATGTTTTGGGATGCGTGGAGGAATATTTTTTTCGACCCCTTCGATAAAGTCTCCTCCAATAAATTTTGGTTTTGAATTGTGGCCAGGTTTTCTTATTGTTCCACTTGCGGAAAAGCTTGGATATTTTCAGGATGAAGGACTCAATGTCGAACTGCATACATACTTGAGTGTGGATGATCTCGTGGATGATGTGCGCTCTGGGAAGATTAATGCCCGTGCGGGATTGACCTCAGAGATTGTGTATGAGGCGCGTGATCATGGCATTCACGCATATATTGTGCTGATCACTGATCGCTCTCTCGGAGCTGATGCAGTGCTTACAAGGAAAGGAGCAAGACCGATTGCTATTTCAAAAGGATCAAAAATCGCATATATCGGTAAACCGGATTTCTTTGTCGAGTGGGCTTTGCGATCATTCAATATGTCCCCGAAAGATTATGAGTTCATTGATGCAGGATCAGAAGAGGCATCGGTTGAGCTTCTCCAGAAGGGTCTTGTTGACCATATCATCACTTATGAGCCATACGTTTCTATGGCCAAAGATGTTGGCGCAACTGAAGAATATACAAGCGCTGCAAGTCCTGGTGTAATAACTGATGTCATTGCGTTTAATGCAGCATATGTGGAAGAGTATGGTAGTGCAATTGAGGCGTTTGCACGCGCATATTTTAGAGCGTATGATTTTTGGAAAACTAACCCAAATGAAGCATATAGAATTGTAAGAAATACGTTTCATATTACTGAGAGTGAATTTCGGCAGCAGATGCGGGGGATTGAAATGCTCGACAAGGATGCAAATAAAAGTTCAATGTATATTTACTCGGGCCTTGGTTCTATTTACGGAAATATTAGGCTAATAAATTTATTTGCAAACCAATACACCTCTATCCCAAGCCTTAATCCAGACAGATTGATCTATCCAAATGCTATCAGAAGCTTACCGTAA
- a CDS encoding glyceraldehyde 3-phosphate dehydrogenase NAD-binding domain-containing protein, with amino-acid sequence MNKSIRVAINGFGRIGRAFFRAVKDMPEIEVVAVNDLGDIQNLAYLLKYDSTYGRLNAVVTTTPESEGKRPSIIVDGVPVAVVQESDAAKLPWKEFDVDIVIESTGMFVACSAAEVHLAAGAKRVVLTAPFKKCEGKEHTTVLMGINEADIEHAKVTSNASCTTNAVSPLVDILNRTIGVEKAILNTTHAYTASQRLIDSPNKNDFREGRAAAMNLVPASTGASIAVTDVIKELEGKFQGISLRIPVVAGSIADVTFVAKRKTSVEEVNQILRDAAEDPRWAGIFTVTAEPLVSTDIVGEPYGSIADLSMTRVVDGDLVKVFAWYDNEAGYTNTLIHHVRLAGKHL; translated from the coding sequence ATGAACAAAAGTATTAGAGTTGCAATTAATGGTTTTGGACGTATTGGCAGAGCATTCTTCCGCGCGGTTAAGGATATGCCTGAGATAGAGGTGGTTGCCGTAAATGATCTTGGTGATATTCAGAATCTTGCATACCTACTTAAGTATGACAGCACCTACGGTCGTCTCAATGCGGTTGTTACTACAACGCCAGAAAGTGAAGGGAAACGACCCTCGATTATTGTGGACGGGGTTCCCGTTGCCGTAGTGCAAGAGAGTGATGCAGCAAAGCTTCCTTGGAAGGAGTTTGATGTTGATATTGTTATTGAGTCGACGGGCATGTTTGTTGCATGCAGTGCTGCGGAGGTACACCTCGCTGCGGGTGCGAAGCGTGTTGTATTAACGGCACCTTTCAAAAAATGCGAGGGGAAAGAACACACTACTGTACTTATGGGGATTAATGAGGCGGATATCGAACATGCAAAGGTGACCTCAAACGCATCTTGTACGACCAATGCAGTATCTCCTCTTGTTGATATTTTGAATAGAACAATTGGTGTTGAGAAAGCGATATTAAATACGACTCATGCATATACTGCATCGCAGCGACTTATCGATAGCCCAAATAAAAATGACTTCCGTGAGGGGCGTGCTGCCGCAATGAATCTTGTACCCGCGTCGACAGGCGCCTCTATCGCGGTGACTGACGTTATTAAGGAGCTTGAGGGAAAATTTCAAGGAATATCGTTGCGCATTCCTGTGGTTGCTGGTTCAATTGCCGATGTGACCTTTGTTGCAAAGCGCAAGACGAGTGTTGAAGAGGTGAATCAGATACTTCGTGATGCTGCTGAGGATCCACGCTGGGCAGGAATTTTCACCGTAACTGCGGAGCCCCTCGTATCTACGGATATTGTAGGAGAGCCTTACGGTTCGATTGCGGATCTCTCGATGACCCGTGTCGTCGATGGAGACTTGGTCAAAGTTTTCGCTTGGTATGATAATGAAGCTGGTTATACAAATACGCTTATACACCATGTACGTTTAGCGGGGAAACACCTCTAG
- a CDS encoding PAS domain-containing sensor histidine kinase: MTIRNKILAACGIIGIFQGLILFGSIVVYAAKITGESPLHVSKILAIFPGLSVASVLMPIVVASFVLSVLLLVGYLQYVLFDPLEKYKIDALKAQSGEQDVGIHEIPIDELGIVVSAYTTAIGRLRASYDTLLETLHSQYAVVGHDAEILKLLVDHLPLGVFLLREPSSEIMRMNELAAQFVGKNINRQNGETSFVHQNGSPYSEDELPYALVRKTKVPVTKSDIFFRYPDMRLAAFRMTSVPVLDTNGQLLYIISTLLDITDIKQVEREKSDFVSLASHQLRTPISIINWYVELLIAPLELEKLSVDQKEYIAQIKESSLRMSKLIDTLLNASRVELGTFHGDGTMFDLVQVTDIAIRDTMALAQSKHQHIEKTYDLSSPLISGEPKLGQVVVQNLISNAVKYTGDGGTIRISVESHPDEEAMYLTVIDNGIGIPDNEVGRIFSRFYRASNARDVDSSGSGLGLSIVRSLLERAGGKISFSKVDGGGTKFTVMLPYTCKNI, from the coding sequence ATGACTATCCGAAATAAAATTTTAGCGGCGTGCGGTATTATCGGGATCTTTCAGGGCCTCATTCTTTTTGGGTCAATTGTTGTGTATGCTGCAAAGATAACCGGAGAGTCTCCACTTCACGTATCGAAGATACTCGCGATATTTCCAGGGTTATCTGTCGCGAGTGTACTAATGCCCATTGTTGTTGCGTCATTCGTGCTCTCAGTACTCCTGTTGGTTGGTTATCTTCAGTACGTGCTGTTTGATCCGCTGGAAAAGTATAAGATTGATGCGCTCAAAGCACAGAGTGGTGAACAGGATGTTGGTATACATGAGATACCTATTGATGAGCTAGGAATAGTAGTAAGTGCATACACCACCGCAATCGGAAGGCTTCGTGCATCATACGATACTCTTCTTGAGACACTGCATAGTCAGTATGCTGTAGTTGGTCATGATGCTGAAATTCTGAAGCTTCTTGTTGATCACTTACCACTAGGCGTATTTCTGCTCCGCGAGCCCTCATCAGAGATAATGCGCATGAATGAGCTGGCTGCGCAATTCGTTGGTAAGAATATTAATAGACAGAATGGAGAAACGTCATTTGTACATCAAAATGGTAGCCCGTACTCTGAAGATGAGCTCCCGTATGCCTTGGTCAGAAAGACAAAAGTACCTGTGACCAAGAGTGATATTTTCTTCAGGTATCCTGACATGCGTCTTGCGGCATTTCGCATGACAAGTGTCCCCGTTCTCGATACAAATGGTCAATTGCTCTATATAATTTCGACACTTCTCGATATCACCGATATTAAGCAAGTTGAGCGAGAAAAATCAGACTTCGTATCGCTTGCTTCGCACCAACTCAGAACGCCGATCTCCATCATAAACTGGTATGTCGAATTGCTCATTGCACCACTTGAGCTCGAAAAGCTTAGCGTCGACCAAAAGGAGTATATAGCGCAAATCAAAGAAAGCAGTCTTCGTATGTCAAAACTCATTGATACTCTGCTCAATGCTTCGAGGGTTGAGCTTGGTACATTCCATGGAGATGGGACAATGTTCGATCTCGTGCAGGTTACTGATATCGCGATCAGAGACACAATGGCACTAGCACAGTCGAAGCATCAGCACATAGAGAAGACGTATGATCTTTCATCTCCATTAATTTCTGGTGAACCCAAATTGGGGCAAGTCGTTGTTCAGAATTTGATATCTAATGCAGTGAAATATACAGGGGATGGCGGCACAATAAGGATTTCAGTTGAGTCACATCCGGACGAGGAGGCGATGTATCTTACGGTGATAGATAATGGGATAGGAATTCCAGATAATGAGGTCGGAAGGATATTCTCCCGCTTCTATCGAGCATCAAATGCACGTGACGTTGATTCTAGTGGTTCTGGGCTCGGCCTTTCGATAGTTCGCTCGCTGCTTGAACGGGCGGGGGGAAAAATTTCTTTCAGTAAGGTGGATGGTGGGGGAACGAAGTTTACTGTCATGTTGCCCTACACTTGCAAAAACATATAA
- a CDS encoding ATP-binding protein — MKIRLSQKILGLSLFTATIMISAMLVLGFSLTRRSVEQGASRFILDKMSSLIFQVDELLAGYQTQLQIIATDPAIASALAPSTKNSEGEELINKWLSNLLVYSGPWNALLLVGPTGKTLSAASLREGGTSIDITDEEKVIMEASRTSQVAYGDAYVYKGETVMSYVIAIRSFVSGKEHIDGYVIGRIAWRSVEDILSRDNSGVDLFRSDGALIASFGDPHRADAFDKRAISNFVAPETAELITIDGTLHMKTLTREKGVPNYQGNNWVLASVRDATTYIAAAEMSIQQIVIVATVAIFLMALVFVYLISRTVVQPVLRLRAAATEIAQGDFAQQVEVNTKDEIGELAGAFQTMSTKLSSLYGSLEERVREKTSALEKNIDELGRSKKQTELALKAAEDAEEKMREKSKQVEDAFEEVQRFARSADRERLTYSLLISSIGEGVIVIDAERHITVINETAERMLGRTSEEVRGKDMRSHFQLLSNDRNPLGDEFMLPIFAEGKLHAIRFLYLKRMSDGAEMPISGVIAPITDAMSGGIVRGAIFTLRDVTEEKALEEARVGFISTASHQLRTPLTSMRWFTEMLEDGDAGPVNDEQRHFLERIGEGVERMTGLVNMLLQIARVEAGRVAVEPEPVDMKEIAIAVAKTIEVQLAEHRQKITVTAEPDPLPHISLDKDYPWQVIQNLYTNAQRYAFDDTTIEVKMRVQDDQLVFSVQDHGIGIPKSAYSRMYEKFYRAENALTKVPAGTGLGLSLTKSLVEEMGGKLSFESVEGEGTVFTFTIPLSGMKSRKGEVKLLV; from the coding sequence GTGAAGATACGTCTTTCTCAAAAGATTCTTGGACTTTCCTTGTTTACTGCAACAATAATGATCAGTGCCATGTTGGTACTCGGTTTTTCGCTTACGAGGCGATCGGTTGAACAAGGAGCATCGCGTTTTATTCTTGATAAGATGTCGAGCCTTATCTTCCAGGTTGATGAACTGCTTGCAGGGTATCAGACGCAACTACAGATTATCGCGACAGATCCCGCGATCGCTTCTGCGCTTGCACCTTCAACAAAAAATTCAGAAGGTGAAGAGCTCATTAATAAATGGCTCTCAAATTTACTTGTCTACTCTGGTCCTTGGAACGCACTTCTTCTTGTGGGGCCGACAGGAAAAACATTAAGTGCAGCGTCGTTGCGTGAGGGCGGTACTTCGATTGACATTACCGACGAGGAAAAGGTAATCATGGAAGCGTCACGTACGAGTCAAGTGGCGTATGGTGATGCGTATGTTTACAAGGGTGAGACTGTTATGTCCTACGTGATTGCGATTCGCTCATTTGTAAGCGGGAAAGAACATATCGATGGTTATGTTATTGGGCGCATAGCATGGAGATCCGTAGAGGACATATTGAGTCGTGATAATTCAGGTGTCGATTTATTTCGCAGTGACGGGGCACTCATTGCAAGTTTTGGTGATCCGCATCGTGCTGATGCATTTGACAAGAGGGCAATAAGTAATTTCGTCGCACCAGAGACAGCTGAGCTTATCACTATAGATGGCACGCTCCACATGAAGACACTTACGAGGGAGAAAGGCGTGCCAAATTATCAAGGAAATAACTGGGTACTCGCAAGTGTCCGCGATGCAACGACCTATATCGCTGCGGCAGAGATGAGCATTCAGCAAATTGTCATTGTCGCGACAGTGGCTATCTTTTTGATGGCACTTGTCTTTGTCTATCTCATTTCACGGACTGTCGTTCAACCTGTTTTGCGTTTGAGGGCTGCAGCAACAGAAATTGCCCAGGGAGATTTTGCGCAGCAGGTTGAAGTAAACACGAAGGATGAGATAGGGGAGTTGGCGGGAGCATTTCAGACGATGTCTACGAAACTTTCATCACTCTATGGATCCCTTGAGGAGCGCGTGAGGGAGAAAACCTCTGCGCTCGAAAAGAACATCGATGAGCTCGGAAGGAGCAAGAAACAGACCGAATTGGCCCTAAAGGCCGCAGAAGATGCAGAAGAAAAGATGCGAGAGAAAAGCAAGCAAGTCGAAGACGCATTTGAGGAGGTGCAGCGTTTTGCGCGTAGTGCTGATAGAGAGCGCTTAACTTATTCATTGCTCATATCTTCAATCGGCGAAGGAGTTATAGTCATTGATGCAGAGAGGCATATTACCGTCATTAATGAAACAGCAGAACGTATGCTTGGAAGAACGAGTGAGGAGGTAAGAGGAAAAGATATGCGTTCGCACTTCCAGCTTCTTTCTAATGACCGAAATCCTCTTGGTGATGAGTTCATGCTGCCGATCTTCGCAGAGGGAAAGCTTCACGCGATACGATTTCTATATCTTAAGCGTATGAGTGATGGGGCTGAGATGCCGATTTCGGGTGTCATTGCTCCAATTACTGATGCGATGAGCGGAGGAATAGTCCGCGGAGCAATATTCACCTTGCGGGATGTTACTGAGGAGAAAGCACTTGAGGAGGCCCGAGTTGGGTTTATTTCTACCGCATCACATCAGTTGCGTACACCGCTGACAAGTATGCGATGGTTCACCGAGATGCTTGAAGATGGGGATGCGGGGCCCGTGAATGATGAGCAAAGACACTTCCTTGAACGCATTGGCGAGGGCGTTGAGCGCATGACTGGTCTCGTAAATATGTTGCTTCAAATCGCACGCGTGGAAGCGGGTAGGGTCGCTGTTGAACCCGAGCCAGTTGATATGAAAGAGATTGCAATCGCAGTTGCAAAAACAATAGAAGTCCAACTTGCTGAGCATCGACAGAAGATTACAGTCACTGCAGAGCCGGATCCTCTGCCACATATCTCGCTCGATAAAGACTACCCATGGCAGGTGATTCAGAATCTCTATACAAATGCGCAGCGTTATGCTTTTGATGATACGACCATCGAGGTGAAGATGCGTGTGCAGGATGATCAGCTTGTATTCTCTGTCCAAGATCATGGTATTGGTATTCCTAAATCGGCGTACTCTCGCATGTACGAGAAGTTCTATCGTGCAGAAAACGCGCTTACAAAAGTTCCTGCGGGTACAGGCCTAGGCCTCTCGCTGACAAAATCACTTGTAGAAGAGATGGGGGGAAAGCTTTCCTTTGAGAGTGTTGAGGGAGAGGGGACCGTGTTCACTTTTACTATTCCACTCTCTGGAATGAAAAGTAGAAAGGGCGAAGTGAAGCTGCTGGTATAG
- a CDS encoding DUF192 domain-containing protein, producing the protein MKKLLVLLGPLVAMVLIAVFATKHQTPSVCVSNKGVAAVGSLRYAVTLAMNPAEWEQGLSGRPALPLDEGMLFLFPSSSVRAFWMKDMNFPIDIIWIDKSWRVVGVETHATPDSYPRTFTSPSPVSRVLEIASVGELGSPVHVGDQIQFNCI; encoded by the coding sequence ATGAAGAAGTTACTCGTACTTCTGGGGCCACTTGTTGCGATGGTGCTCATTGCAGTTTTTGCTACGAAACATCAAACTCCATCAGTCTGTGTGAGTAATAAAGGTGTTGCTGCAGTAGGGTCATTACGCTATGCGGTCACCCTTGCAATGAATCCTGCAGAGTGGGAACAAGGTCTGTCAGGAAGACCTGCGCTCCCGCTCGATGAAGGTATGCTCTTTCTTTTCCCATCATCATCGGTCCGTGCATTTTGGATGAAGGATATGAATTTCCCGATAGATATCATTTGGATCGATAAGAGCTGGAGAGTTGTTGGTGTGGAGACGCATGCAACTCCCGATTCTTATCCGAGAACATTTACTTCTCCATCTCCGGTATCTCGCGTCCTCGAGATCGCTTCGGTTGGAGAGCTTGGAAGTCCTGTGCATGTTGGTGATCAAATCCAATTTAATTGTATATAA
- a CDS encoding lipid II flippase MurJ, with product MVRRIINLLHKEWGSLHEAALLLGSMALVAQLLGFFRDRLLAAHFGAGTQLDIYYSAFRVPDFLYDTLGSAVAITVLIPFIAEYAKKGNGELKKFMSAMFTAFISAFVIICGVAFVFMPQIVPWLVPGFSPAEQAVNINVARILLLSPIFQGLSNLYGALTQSLQRFFVYAISPAVYNLGIIFGIIFLYPYFGIYGLAWGVVCGALLQDLIMLPVLVREKLVPGFLFGHMKEVKRVFLTSIPRTIALTSSHLATIAIIGIASHVEGGVAIFTFGMTLQSITFTIIGSSYSVAAFPTFAKFWAQEEYHLFREHLLSAARHIIFWSLPVTALFVVLRAQIVRVVLGTGRFDWSATRLVAAALALFVISVAAQSLVSLFTRAFYAAGNSKVPLTINAFSGALIIAFAYGLTAFFGYSPIFRYFIETILRVDGLQGTSVLMLPLAYSLGMIINVSLLLVALHKIVNHVWLGIRRAFVQSFSVAVIMGAVAYYMLQFSVTYIDQKTLLGILGQGLISGGLAVIVGMFFFTILDNTEYKETRDAVHKKFWKQKPIVTETETVIQ from the coding sequence ATGGTACGCAGAATAATTAACCTATTGCACAAAGAGTGGGGCAGTCTTCATGAGGCTGCGCTGCTTTTGGGTTCGATGGCACTCGTTGCACAACTGCTTGGATTCTTTAGAGATCGTCTACTCGCTGCTCATTTCGGAGCAGGAACACAACTCGATATCTATTACTCTGCATTCCGAGTGCCAGATTTTCTCTATGACACACTGGGGTCGGCGGTAGCAATCACCGTACTTATTCCCTTCATTGCAGAATATGCGAAAAAGGGAAATGGTGAGCTGAAGAAATTTATGAGTGCAATGTTCACTGCATTTATATCAGCTTTTGTTATTATTTGTGGTGTCGCATTTGTCTTCATGCCACAGATCGTTCCCTGGCTTGTTCCTGGTTTTAGCCCAGCGGAACAGGCGGTGAATATCAATGTTGCACGCATCCTTTTACTCTCGCCAATCTTTCAGGGTCTTTCAAATCTTTACGGTGCGCTGACGCAGTCATTGCAGCGCTTCTTTGTCTATGCGATAAGTCCTGCAGTCTATAACCTTGGTATCATTTTTGGAATCATATTTCTCTATCCATATTTTGGAATCTATGGTCTTGCGTGGGGTGTGGTCTGTGGGGCTTTGCTTCAGGATCTTATTATGCTCCCTGTGCTTGTGCGCGAAAAGCTTGTTCCGGGATTTTTGTTTGGGCACATGAAAGAAGTAAAGCGCGTGTTTCTTACTTCAATACCTCGAACAATTGCTCTCACGTCCTCACATCTTGCAACTATTGCCATCATTGGTATCGCGTCACACGTCGAGGGTGGTGTAGCAATATTTACTTTCGGCATGACGCTGCAGAGTATCACGTTCACAATAATCGGTTCCAGCTATTCTGTTGCCGCATTTCCGACATTTGCAAAATTCTGGGCCCAGGAGGAGTATCATCTTTTCCGCGAGCATCTCTTAAGTGCGGCAAGGCATATCATCTTTTGGTCGCTCCCTGTTACTGCGCTTTTTGTTGTGCTTCGTGCACAAATAGTCCGTGTGGTCCTAGGTACGGGTCGTTTTGATTGGAGTGCGACACGACTTGTTGCAGCAGCACTTGCGCTCTTCGTAATCTCTGTTGCCGCACAGTCACTCGTCTCGCTGTTCACTCGTGCATTCTATGCCGCGGGCAACTCGAAGGTACCACTCACCATCAATGCATTTTCAGGAGCACTTATTATTGCTTTTGCATATGGCCTCACCGCATTCTTTGGATATTCTCCGATATTCCGATATTTCATTGAGACAATCCTTCGTGTTGACGGATTGCAGGGGACAAGTGTCCTGATGTTGCCGCTCGCGTATTCCCTTGGCATGATTATTAATGTCAGTTTGTTGCTGGTTGCGCTGCATAAGATTGTGAATCACGTGTGGCTTGGCATACGTCGCGCTTTTGTGCAGAGTTTCTCTGTCGCAGTGATCATGGGTGCTGTTGCATATTACATGCTCCAGTTTTCGGTGACCTACATCGATCAAAAGACACTGCTCGGTATTTTGGGTCAGGGTCTTATTAGCGGAGGTCTTGCAGTTATTGTTGGAATGTTCTTCTTTACTATTCTTGATAATACCGAGTATAAGGAGACTAGGGATGCAGTACATAAGAAGTTCTGGAAGCAAAAGCCAATCGTTACTGAAACGGAGACGGTGATTCAGTAA